In a single window of the Mesoplodon densirostris isolate mMesDen1 chromosome 16, mMesDen1 primary haplotype, whole genome shotgun sequence genome:
- the OCM2 gene encoding putative oncomodulin-2 produces MSITDVLSADDIAAALQECQDPDTFEPQKFFQTSGLAKMSASQVKDVFRFIDNDQSGYLDEEELKFFLQKFESGARELTESETKSLMAAADNDGDGKIGADEFQEMVHS; encoded by the exons ATGAGCATCACAGATGTCCTTAGTGCTgatgacattgcagcagccctGCAGGAGTGCCAAG ACCCGGATACTTTTGAACCCCAAAAATTCTTCCAGACATCGGGCCTCGCCAAGATGTCAGCCAGTCAGGTGAAGGATGTTTTTCGTTTCATAGACAACGACCAGAGTGGGTACCTGGATGAAGAAGAGCTGAA GTTTTTCCTCCAGAAGTTTGAGAGTGGTGCTAGAGAACTGACCGAGTCAGAAACCAAGTCCTTGATGGCGGCTGCAGATAATGATGGAGACGGGAAAATTGGGGCTGATG